A genomic window from Clostridiaceae bacterium includes:
- the fba gene encoding class II fructose-1,6-bisphosphate aldolase, whose amino-acid sequence MPLVTSKEMFKKAYEGGYAIGAFNVNNMEIVQGITEAAKEENAPLILQVSAGARKYAKHTYLMKLVEAAIEDTGLPICLHLDHGEDFEICKSCIDGGFTSVMIDGSKYPFEENIRLTKQVVDYAHERGVVVEGELGKLAGIEDNINVSEKDAAFTDPDQVEEFVARTGVDSLAIAIGTSHGAYKFKGEPKLRFDILEEIQRRLPGFPIVLHGASSVIPELVDTINKYGGQMPGAKGVPEDMLRKAASMAVCKINIDSDLRLAMTAAIREHFANHPADFDPRKYLGPARESIKKLVKHKLRNVLGCSGKA is encoded by the coding sequence ATGCCGTTAGTTACATCAAAAGAAATGTTTAAAAAAGCATATGAAGGTGGATATGCAATTGGAGCATTTAATGTTAATAACATGGAGATAGTTCAAGGTATTACAGAAGCCGCAAAAGAAGAGAATGCACCTCTTATTCTGCAAGTTTCTGCCGGAGCAAGAAAGTATGCAAAGCATACATATCTTATGAAATTGGTTGAAGCAGCAATTGAAGATACAGGACTTCCAATATGTCTGCACTTAGACCACGGTGAAGATTTTGAAATATGCAAATCCTGTATTGACGGCGGATTTACATCAGTTATGATCGACGGTTCAAAATATCCTTTTGAAGAGAATATAAGGCTTACAAAACAGGTTGTTGACTATGCCCACGAGAGAGGCGTTGTTGTTGAAGGTGAATTAGGAAAATTGGCAGGTATTGAAGATAACATCAATGTATCTGAAAAAGATGCAGCCTTCACAGATCCAGACCAAGTTGAAGAATTTGTTGCAAGAACAGGTGTTGATTCCCTGGCAATTGCAATTGGTACAAGCCATGGTGCTTACAAGTTTAAAGGTGAACCAAAGCTGAGATTTGATATTCTTGAGGAAATACAGAGAAGGCTTCCCGGTTTCCCAATTGTATTACACGGTGCTTCTTCAGTTATACCTGAATTGGTAGATACTATCAATAAATACGGCGGACAAATGCCAGGGGCAAAAGGTGTTCCGGAAGATATGCTGAGAAAAGCTGCTTCAATGGCGGTTTGTAAGATAAATATCGACTCTGATTTAAGACTTGCTATGACTGCAGCAATCAGAGAACATTTTGCAAACCATCCGGCAGATTTTGACCCAAGGAAGTACCTTGGTCCTGCAAGAGAAAGCATTAAGAAGCTTGTAAAGCATAAACTGAGAAATGTATTAGGATGCAGCGGTAAAGCATAA